From Fibrobacter succinogenes, a single genomic window includes:
- the ligA gene encoding NAD-dependent DNA ligase LigA has translation MSEQKDIDRTRYFELKKQLEEASRLYYKDGVSPMSDQDFDFGLKEMEALEAKYPELRGKESLTQRVGSDLTNDFAKVAHAVPMLSIANVYSEEEMHEFVTAAEEGIAAVDERTGLQSYRLETRDERSAQDDEKRATWICERKIDGVSLSLVYENGRLKQAATRGDGVQGDDVTLNALTIKDIPEHFDAKKLKIDPSEIPQGTFEVRGEVYMEREAFERLNEQFILENKKTFQNCRNTVSGSLKLKSVAECKTRPMRFFAYHIPQSNNATHEENLKQLKRLGFHTNDYWTADTVDEIMAISEKIGASRDSLPFDIDGMVVKLNDLAMQRELGSTSKSPRWAIAYKFKAERAYTPLLSVEFQVGRTGAVTPVANLAPVRLAGTTVKRATLHNFDEVARLDLHYGDTVGVEKGGEIIPKITDVKKELRPAEASPVVAPEKCPVCGEPLTHIDGEVILRCENMHCQAQVQCLFEHFVSREAMNIENLGPALIASLLATGKIKRIPDLYRLTLEDLESQDRMAKKSAKNVYDAIAASKQKSLENLLHGLGIRFVGRTSARNIAKHFRTLEKIRTATVEELQNVTDVGERIGKSVYEFFHTPLYTNEIDELVALGLPTEFKGIVKTLFQGQTAVITGTLPNMDRDEARKLIEENGGKVSGSVSKKTSWVLAGEAAGSKLTKANELGIPVHDEAWLMEQIANADASDDDSSNEKAEATTPSAKEDQLSLNL, from the coding sequence ATGAGTGAGCAGAAAGATATTGACCGTACCCGCTATTTTGAGTTAAAGAAACAACTGGAAGAAGCTAGCCGTCTTTATTACAAAGATGGTGTTTCGCCTATGAGCGACCAAGATTTCGACTTTGGGCTCAAGGAGATGGAAGCGCTCGAAGCGAAGTATCCGGAACTGCGCGGTAAGGAATCGCTCACACAACGGGTCGGTAGCGACCTCACAAACGATTTTGCGAAAGTGGCTCACGCCGTGCCCATGCTCAGCATCGCAAACGTCTACAGCGAAGAAGAAATGCACGAGTTCGTGACCGCCGCCGAAGAAGGGATCGCGGCAGTAGACGAGAGAACGGGCCTTCAGTCCTACAGACTAGAGACGAGAGACGAGAGATCCGCTCAGGATGACGAGAAGCGCGCGACATGGATTTGCGAGCGCAAGATTGACGGCGTATCGCTTTCGCTTGTTTACGAAAATGGTCGTTTGAAGCAAGCGGCGACACGCGGCGACGGAGTCCAAGGCGATGATGTAACGTTAAACGCTCTTACAATCAAAGATATTCCCGAACATTTTGACGCAAAGAAATTGAAAATCGACCCTAGCGAAATTCCGCAAGGAACATTCGAAGTCCGCGGCGAAGTCTACATGGAACGCGAAGCGTTCGAGCGTTTGAACGAACAATTCATTCTCGAAAACAAGAAGACTTTCCAAAATTGTCGCAACACGGTTTCGGGCTCGCTCAAGCTCAAGAGCGTTGCCGAATGCAAGACTCGCCCGATGCGCTTTTTCGCCTATCACATTCCGCAGAGCAACAATGCGACACACGAAGAAAACTTGAAGCAGCTCAAGCGTCTCGGATTCCACACGAACGATTACTGGACCGCAGACACGGTCGATGAAATCATGGCGATTTCAGAAAAGATTGGCGCAAGCCGCGACAGTCTCCCCTTCGACATCGACGGCATGGTCGTGAAGCTCAACGACCTTGCCATGCAGCGCGAGCTCGGCAGCACAAGCAAGAGCCCGCGTTGGGCCATCGCCTACAAGTTCAAGGCCGAGCGCGCCTACACTCCGCTTTTGTCTGTTGAATTTCAAGTGGGTCGCACGGGTGCGGTAACGCCAGTCGCAAACCTTGCACCAGTGCGCCTCGCAGGCACGACAGTGAAACGTGCCACCCTCCACAACTTCGACGAAGTCGCAAGACTTGACTTGCACTACGGCGACACCGTCGGCGTAGAGAAAGGTGGCGAAATCATTCCGAAAATCACGGATGTCAAAAAAGAACTGCGCCCTGCAGAAGCGTCCCCTGTCGTGGCCCCCGAAAAATGCCCCGTGTGTGGCGAACCGCTCACGCACATTGATGGCGAAGTAATCCTCCGTTGCGAGAACATGCACTGCCAAGCACAAGTGCAATGCCTGTTCGAACATTTCGTAAGCCGCGAAGCGATGAACATCGAAAATCTCGGGCCAGCGCTTATCGCAAGTCTCCTTGCGACAGGCAAAATCAAACGCATCCCCGACCTTTACCGCCTCACGCTCGAAGACTTGGAATCGCAAGACCGCATGGCAAAGAAGAGCGCGAAGAACGTCTATGACGCCATCGCCGCATCCAAGCAAAAGAGCCTCGAAAACCTGTTGCACGGCCTCGGCATCCGCTTTGTCGGCCGCACAAGCGCACGCAATATCGCTAAGCATTTCCGCACGCTAGAAAAAATTCGCACCGCCACCGTCGAAGAATTGCAGAACGTAACCGACGTCGGCGAACGCATCGGTAAATCCGTCTATGAATTTTTCCACACGCCGCTCTACACAAACGAAATCGATGAACTCGTAGCACTCGGCCTCCCGACTGAATTCAAGGGAATCGTCAAAACGCTGTTCCAAGGACAAACCGCCGTTATCACGGGAACGCTCCCGAACATGGACCGCGACGAAGCCCGCAAACTCATCGAAGAAAATGGTGGCAAAGTTTCCGGTTCCGTCAGTAAAAAGACAAGCTGGGTTTTGGCAGGCGAAGCGGCAGGTTCCAAGCTCACCAAGGCAAATGAGCTCGGGATTCCCGTACACGACGAAGCGTGGCTTATGGAGCAAATTGCAAATGCCGACGCATCCGATGATGATTCGAGCAACGAAAAAGCGGAGGCCACAACACCCTCCGCAAAAGAAGACCAGCTTTCGCTCAACCTCTAA
- a CDS encoding manganese efflux pump MntP family protein encodes MTTLEIIIIAIVEAMDCFAVAISTGLCKSSIRYSSAFLQAVSFGVFQGGMTLLGFFLGSFAERWFNAVGTPIACAILCILGGRMIFGAIRGGDEAVSCKRLSLTNILLLSIATSIDAFAVGISFAFMNVNMNFAVSAIAFASFAMGIIGFEIGRHTAKRFKTKIPDFIAGLILIAIGVKMFV; translated from the coding sequence ATGACCACCCTAGAAATCATCATCATCGCCATTGTTGAAGCGATGGACTGTTTTGCGGTCGCTATTTCGACCGGACTTTGCAAATCAAGCATTCGTTATAGCAGCGCATTTTTGCAGGCCGTGAGCTTTGGCGTTTTTCAGGGCGGCATGACGCTCCTCGGTTTTTTCCTGGGAAGTTTCGCAGAACGCTGGTTCAACGCCGTCGGAACGCCTATTGCCTGTGCGATTCTCTGCATCTTGGGCGGTCGCATGATTTTTGGAGCCATCAGGGGTGGCGACGAAGCAGTCTCATGCAAGCGTTTGAGCCTCACGAACATTTTGCTTTTGTCCATTGCGACAAGCATTGATGCCTTTGCCGTTGGAATTTCATTTGCGTTCATGAATGTGAACATGAATTTCGCCGTGAGCGCCATTGCATTTGCAAGTTTTGCAATGGGAATCATCGGTTTTGAAATCGGGCGCCATACCGCCAAGCGTTTTAAAACGAAAATTCCCGATTTTATCGCGGGCCTTATCCTCATCGCTATCGGCGTGAAGATGTTTGTTTAG
- a CDS encoding GGDEF domain-containing protein yields MDYVIFSSIYKDFRDAILDNIPDIIAMIKRIAIAVPPICNILNIGYIKVKIVAPSSIITKEGLNDERIIFEDASGYEPVPLIQTYKTGENGMVTIEVRAKKGHKFINPELQAVKLICDDIFIFSGRARLMGAVHNASQTDPMTGAPNTSQLVHHSIQLKAKNKLQNFSSLFVNLKNYKYINQSKSPAVGDRGIVTFTHTVMGMCHDDEMIARLGGDNFLILVKKENRDMFVNTLKAMPLMVPVPQGPPIPLTLHCRIGVYDIQQDDSMNEIMHCSSVALNDARRHPGNDVVYFAQKMLDAVYHEKEVSSLFNDALKNKEFIVYYQPKVDVQTQTLCGCEALVRWKRDGQIVPPNDFLPVLEKEASICKLDFYVFHKVCEDIHSWIQAGYEPVRVSSNFSRLHLRNPHLTEDILNTMKEFNIDSKYIEIELTEASDFDDKVAMQKFVDGLRQHGITVSIDDFGTGYSTFNAIKDLNVNVIKLDKSLLDHIGGENTHHDEVVIRNMVNMINELNLEVVAEGVENTKQLDFLQHAKCSTIQGFLFDKPLTKEDFEKRLSNKKTYTRES; encoded by the coding sequence ATGGATTACGTCATTTTCAGTAGTATATACAAAGATTTTAGGGATGCAATCTTAGATAATATTCCTGATATCATAGCGATGATTAAGCGCATCGCTATTGCAGTTCCTCCAATCTGCAATATTCTAAACATTGGTTATATCAAAGTAAAAATCGTAGCCCCGAGCTCCATTATAACCAAAGAGGGATTGAATGACGAGAGAATCATTTTTGAAGATGCGTCAGGTTATGAGCCCGTTCCCTTAATTCAAACATACAAAACTGGCGAAAACGGGATGGTCACCATCGAAGTTCGTGCCAAAAAAGGTCACAAATTCATAAACCCCGAACTTCAAGCAGTAAAGCTCATCTGCGACGATATTTTCATTTTTTCTGGCAGAGCTCGCCTCATGGGAGCAGTCCATAACGCAAGCCAGACCGACCCGATGACGGGTGCACCCAATACATCGCAACTCGTGCACCACAGTATCCAACTCAAGGCCAAGAACAAGCTGCAAAATTTCAGCAGCCTCTTCGTCAACCTCAAAAATTACAAGTACATAAATCAGTCCAAGTCCCCTGCTGTTGGAGACAGAGGAATCGTGACCTTTACGCATACTGTCATGGGCATGTGCCACGACGATGAAATGATTGCAAGGTTGGGTGGCGACAACTTCCTCATTCTTGTCAAAAAAGAAAACAGGGACATGTTCGTCAATACATTAAAAGCAATGCCTTTAATGGTCCCTGTTCCGCAAGGTCCACCTATTCCCCTTACGCTACATTGCCGCATTGGCGTTTACGACATTCAACAAGACGATTCGATGAACGAAATCATGCATTGCAGTTCCGTTGCATTGAACGATGCCAGACGCCATCCCGGAAACGACGTTGTCTATTTCGCCCAGAAAATGCTCGACGCCGTCTATCACGAAAAAGAAGTTTCGTCGCTATTCAACGATGCCCTGAAAAACAAAGAATTCATCGTTTACTACCAGCCTAAAGTTGACGTCCAAACGCAAACTCTTTGCGGATGCGAAGCTCTTGTCCGTTGGAAACGCGATGGGCAAATCGTTCCTCCCAATGACTTTTTACCCGTTCTCGAAAAAGAAGCTTCTATTTGCAAGCTCGATTTTTACGTATTCCACAAAGTCTGCGAAGATATCCATTCTTGGATTCAAGCAGGATATGAACCCGTTCGCGTGTCTTCCAATTTTTCAAGACTCCACTTGAGAAACCCGCACTTGACGGAAGATATCCTGAATACAATGAAGGAATTCAATATCGACAGCAAGTATATCGAAATCGAACTGACCGAAGCTTCGGATTTCGACGACAAGGTGGCCATGCAAAAATTCGTGGACGGTCTTCGTCAACACGGGATTACCGTTTCTATTGATGATTTCGGTACAGGCTACTCTACATTCAATGCCATCAAGGACTTGAATGTGAACGTCATTAAGCTTGATAAGTCGCTACTCGACCACATTGGCGGAGAAAATACTCACCATGACGAAGTTGTTATCAGAAACATGGTGAACATGATCAACGAGCTTAACCTTGAAGTTGTTGCCGAAGGTGTCGAAAATACAAAGCAGCTGGATTTTCTGCAGCACGCCAAATGCTCGACAATCCAGGGATTCCTTTTCGATAAGCCTCTTACTAAAGAAGACTTCGAAAAAAGACTTTCGAACAAGAAGACTTACACGCGCGAATCCTAA
- a CDS encoding nucleoside recognition domain-containing protein — protein MVLNVIWLVFFFGAFIACIVQWLAFGDTGIFNKAILGAFDMSKTAFEIALGLTGILSLWLGILKIGEKAGAVQILAKIVQPLFSRLFPQIPKGHPVVGTMLMNISANMLGLDNAATPMGLQAMKQLQELNPNEDKTVASDSQIMFLVLNASGLTLIPVSIMTYRAQLGAANPSDVFLPLLLSTFFSTIAGIFALSFFQKIKLKDPVTVAWLGGISACVIAIMFYFSHLTAEAIGTTSLFISGIVLFGIIVAFLGLACYKKVQAYEAFVEGAKEGFNTAVMIIPNLVAILVGVAVFRASGAMDLVMNGISALLGFIGVGNDVVPALPTALMKPLSGSGARGMMIDAMKNLGPDSFAGRLSCMFQGAADTTFYIIAVYFGSVGVKKTRHAVTCALIADAVGVIAAIAIAYIFFPPIH, from the coding sequence ATGGTCCTAAACGTAATTTGGCTCGTATTTTTCTTCGGTGCATTTATCGCATGCATCGTCCAGTGGCTTGCTTTCGGCGATACCGGCATATTCAACAAGGCTATTCTCGGGGCATTTGATATGTCCAAGACGGCCTTCGAAATCGCACTCGGCCTCACGGGCATTTTAAGCCTTTGGCTCGGTATTCTCAAGATTGGCGAAAAAGCAGGCGCCGTCCAAATTCTCGCCAAAATTGTCCAACCGCTTTTCTCGCGATTGTTCCCGCAAATTCCAAAAGGCCACCCCGTCGTGGGCACCATGCTCATGAACATCAGCGCCAACATGCTCGGCCTCGACAACGCAGCAACTCCGATGGGCCTCCAGGCCATGAAGCAGTTGCAAGAGCTCAACCCGAACGAAGACAAGACTGTTGCAAGCGACTCGCAAATCATGTTCTTAGTCCTTAACGCAAGTGGACTTACATTGATTCCGGTGAGCATCATGACATACCGCGCCCAGCTCGGAGCCGCAAACCCAAGTGACGTTTTTTTACCCCTTTTGCTTTCCACTTTTTTCAGCACCATCGCCGGTATTTTCGCACTCAGCTTTTTCCAAAAAATCAAACTTAAGGACCCCGTAACGGTAGCATGGCTCGGCGGCATCAGCGCATGCGTCATCGCTATCATGTTCTACTTTAGCCACCTCACGGCAGAAGCCATCGGCACAACGAGTCTCTTTATTAGCGGCATCGTTCTATTCGGAATCATCGTAGCATTCCTCGGACTTGCCTGCTACAAAAAAGTCCAAGCGTACGAAGCATTCGTCGAAGGCGCCAAGGAAGGATTCAATACCGCCGTGATGATCATCCCGAATCTTGTTGCTATTCTTGTTGGCGTTGCCGTGTTCCGCGCCAGCGGAGCCATGGACTTGGTCATGAATGGAATCTCTGCATTACTTGGATTCATCGGTGTCGGAAACGACGTTGTCCCGGCCCTCCCTACCGCCCTCATGAAGCCCCTCAGCGGAAGCGGTGCCCGAGGCATGATGATCGACGCCATGAAGAACTTAGGCCCCGACAGTTTTGCCGGTCGCCTCAGCTGCATGTTCCAAGGAGCAGCCGACACAACATTCTATATAATAGCAGTCTATTTCGGCTCCGTTGGTGTAAAAAAAACTCGACATGCAGTCACCTGCGCACTCATTGCAGATGCAGTTGGCGTAATCGCTGCTATCGCAATAGCTTACATATTTTTCCCCCCAATCCACTAG
- the yfcE gene encoding phosphodiesterase translates to MKALILSDIHGSALAARQALTFFEKFNCDKIILLGDTLYHGPRNPLPAGHGPMQVVEALAPYKDRIIAVRGNCDADVDLMMLDFPIENEYKVIEDCGFHLFLSHGHIFMPECFPKNALESIESTGTALSCAQSQSEVKAPQKPQIDAYLFGHTHIWKLEKNFRDVLMVNPGSTSLPKGGNPPTFGFYESTPATATEPAHVKFSIHTLEYGSVIKNVVL, encoded by the coding sequence ATGAAAGCATTAATCCTCTCCGACATTCATGGTTCTGCCTTGGCGGCAAGGCAAGCGTTAACGTTCTTTGAAAAATTCAACTGCGACAAGATTATCTTGCTCGGCGATACGCTTTATCACGGGCCGAGAAATCCACTCCCTGCAGGGCATGGCCCCATGCAAGTCGTCGAAGCTCTAGCGCCTTACAAAGACCGCATTATCGCCGTTCGCGGAAACTGCGATGCCGATGTCGATTTGATGATGCTCGACTTCCCTATCGAAAACGAATACAAGGTCATTGAGGATTGCGGTTTCCACCTGTTCTTGAGTCATGGGCACATCTTTATGCCCGAATGCTTCCCCAAAAACGCACTCGAAAGCATCGAATCCACAGGTACCGCGCTTTCCTGCGCGCAATCCCAATCCGAAGTAAAAGCCCCGCAAAAACCGCAAATAGACGCTTACTTGTTCGGGCACACACATATCTGGAAACTCGAAAAGAACTTCCGCGATGTTCTCATGGTCAACCCCGGTTCCACTAGCCTCCCCAAAGGCGGGAATCCGCCGACATTCGGCTTCTATGAAAGCACGCCCGCGACCGCAACCGAACCCGCCCATGTTAAGTTCAGCATCCACACGCTGGAATATGGTTCTGTTATAAAAAATGTGGTATTATGA
- a CDS encoding transglutaminase domain-containing protein: MRYSFVNKKNSLARLTVAFGLFFLFSCAGNTPDINTSPTTNVSDNTEDSYNEDESTEIDYTAEETIAPKATGGTIETSGYTFTAPDNGWTIIGGEDNAPYEFYNPQTGRRAVLVEVTLPESEPLRLMDRAQIEMQSFESSGKKASLSETYPEEALGTTGAFFDIAGKRYDTPYEAVGFVIGAGNRVFTLTLSANDVQLSAGALKQEWKDFFATFKLKDVVKEAVSELSDERITQYSSADLGYSWSTKDTLWHNWTGVAKQNEDPDLVLSNKKEDISLFVYGAIVPSEEVSQQDMFKVLLNRLGLSMNDPSIEVQRIKVGDRYAQEFTITRVVNNYDFYYTGRFFYDNGRGILIATWTQGVNKKKYASVMKNAVEGLKVGAMPKQASDEEARKKQNKFNAAVMSQVGILRLLEDQPFVALSYFERANKMDPEEPLYLINCGFVYQMKELYGPGISYFTSQIDLVRKNGKLLSILGEMYEALFDYGHARECAEGALRYTPNNPEYVINLSDALWGLGQRHQSLIVVQRLFDTQPSSRLGVYLAKTYMGLDQYAEAVDILYGVRGRFGMSKELGETLMDALMFLGRYEEARAISEETLAKAKNDYKIWTMHGKILFYSRNYRDAEKALTKALALKPDNEDAKSFLSATKAYLGKADNRTLQKPITPVEERTADLKTLLHPQAKQTALEGDFPAVIHYQKEALKAEKGANWVRSEEMLLEVLDQRGAAIYREFTFDFLPGFDRIYLNALEVYDSNWKLKQKATLNGAYITYATEIGGGNESQTAHFPLSEIAPGDFIYMQFSRTNLQNKGMIPYTNYESSREVPVGESVFRIYADTTRFVTEEYGPLEKTAIKGGLEWKIENPVIVRKELYMPVYRDFGAGLMLTGKQEWRDVGDDYQNLISHQFKQAVKVREQAFEVRGNKIGDDAVKAIVNFVRHDIRYRDVRFGGHSLIPQTAEVTLKEHRGDCKDMALLLKDMLEAIGVKSYLTAIHLTEEGFSHLPTIQQFNHMILYIPKQGKISERWVDATDKTGNDRPVPLDMEGKVALVIDGDHSHVVTTPILEDNQEHQIAIQHDLFIGENGECEFRDSVQLQGKFASAIRNKFFGRDVKDQEKLLEQFLAAGVPDVSIGNIRIENLDQFNKPLIIVNTYLSKGYFGQGGSELKGRFPNVWERSLFKLPKVAKRHHPIRMPHETLFSFKLNIKTASGHTVTITEAKPLNREVDYVSFEKQPKSKTSSGIKWTTFALYADPSEYEKIREEWNYLLSETSPMITVK, from the coding sequence ATGCGTTATTCGTTTGTAAATAAAAAGAATTCCCTCGCCCGCTTGACTGTTGCATTCGGGCTTTTTTTCCTGTTTTCTTGCGCCGGCAACACTCCCGATATAAACACATCACCCACAACTAATGTTTCGGACAACACCGAAGATTCCTATAACGAAGATGAATCGACGGAAATAGATTACACGGCAGAAGAAACAATTGCGCCCAAAGCAACCGGCGGCACCATCGAAACAAGCGGCTACACATTCACCGCACCCGATAACGGTTGGACAATCATCGGTGGCGAAGATAACGCACCTTATGAATTTTACAATCCGCAAACGGGCCGCCGCGCCGTCCTCGTCGAAGTGACGCTCCCCGAAAGCGAACCGCTTCGCCTCATGGACCGCGCCCAGATCGAAATGCAGTCGTTCGAATCAAGCGGCAAAAAGGCATCGCTCTCAGAAACTTACCCCGAAGAAGCATTAGGCACCACCGGAGCATTCTTTGATATAGCAGGCAAGCGCTACGACACGCCTTACGAAGCCGTTGGCTTCGTCATTGGCGCCGGGAATCGAGTCTTTACGCTCACACTTTCTGCAAACGATGTACAACTTTCCGCGGGCGCCCTCAAGCAAGAATGGAAAGATTTCTTCGCAACGTTCAAGCTCAAGGATGTTGTAAAGGAAGCGGTCTCGGAACTTTCCGATGAACGCATCACACAATACTCCAGCGCAGACCTCGGCTATTCCTGGAGCACAAAAGACACGCTTTGGCACAACTGGACCGGAGTCGCTAAGCAAAACGAAGACCCGGACTTAGTGCTTAGCAACAAGAAAGAAGATATTTCATTATTCGTGTACGGCGCCATTGTCCCAAGCGAAGAAGTGAGCCAGCAAGACATGTTCAAGGTGCTCCTCAACCGCCTTGGTCTTTCGATGAACGATCCGTCCATTGAAGTTCAACGCATCAAGGTCGGCGACCGCTACGCTCAAGAATTTACGATTACGAGAGTCGTCAACAATTACGATTTCTATTACACAGGTCGATTCTTCTATGACAATGGCCGCGGTATCCTCATCGCCACATGGACGCAAGGCGTCAACAAAAAGAAATACGCTTCGGTGATGAAGAACGCTGTCGAAGGCCTCAAAGTCGGAGCTATGCCCAAGCAGGCAAGCGACGAAGAGGCTCGCAAAAAGCAGAACAAGTTCAACGCCGCCGTCATGAGCCAAGTGGGTATCCTCCGCTTGCTCGAAGACCAACCGTTTGTCGCTCTCAGCTACTTTGAACGCGCCAACAAGATGGACCCGGAAGAACCGCTCTACCTCATCAACTGCGGTTTCGTGTACCAGATGAAAGAACTTTACGGCCCGGGCATCAGCTACTTTACAAGCCAAATCGATCTCGTGCGCAAGAACGGCAAGTTGCTCTCGATTCTCGGCGAAATGTACGAAGCCTTGTTCGATTACGGCCACGCCCGCGAATGTGCCGAAGGCGCCCTCCGCTACACCCCCAACAATCCTGAATACGTCATCAACTTGAGCGATGCGCTCTGGGGCTTGGGACAGCGTCACCAATCCCTCATCGTCGTGCAGCGACTCTTTGACACGCAGCCCAGTTCCCGCCTCGGCGTTTACCTCGCCAAGACTTACATGGGACTTGACCAATATGCCGAAGCTGTAGATATTTTGTACGGAGTCCGCGGACGCTTTGGCATGAGCAAGGAACTCGGCGAAACTCTCATGGACGCCCTCATGTTCCTCGGCCGCTATGAAGAAGCACGCGCTATCAGCGAAGAAACGCTCGCCAAGGCCAAGAACGATTACAAGATTTGGACCATGCACGGCAAGATCCTCTTCTATAGCCGCAACTACCGCGATGCAGAAAAGGCTCTCACCAAGGCACTCGCCCTCAAGCCCGATAACGAAGACGCCAAGAGTTTCCTCTCCGCAACAAAGGCATACCTCGGCAAGGCCGACAACCGTACGCTCCAAAAGCCGATTACCCCGGTCGAAGAACGCACTGCCGACTTGAAGACACTCCTCCACCCGCAGGCAAAACAGACCGCCCTCGAAGGCGACTTCCCCGCCGTTATCCATTACCAGAAAGAAGCCCTCAAGGCTGAAAAAGGCGCCAACTGGGTTCGCAGCGAAGAGATGCTCCTCGAAGTTTTGGACCAGCGCGGTGCAGCCATCTATCGCGAATTCACGTTCGACTTTTTGCCAGGCTTTGACCGCATTTACCTGAACGCTCTCGAAGTTTACGACAGCAATTGGAAGCTCAAGCAGAAGGCAACACTCAACGGAGCCTATATTACATACGCTACAGAAATCGGCGGCGGCAACGAATCGCAGACCGCACACTTCCCGCTTTCGGAAATTGCTCCGGGTGACTTTATCTACATGCAATTCAGCCGCACGAACCTCCAGAACAAGGGCATGATTCCGTACACCAACTATGAAAGCAGCCGCGAAGTGCCCGTCGGAGAATCCGTCTTCCGCATTTACGCCGACACCACCCGCTTTGTCACCGAAGAATACGGACCGCTCGAAAAGACCGCTATTAAGGGTGGTTTAGAATGGAAGATTGAAAATCCAGTCATTGTCCGCAAGGAACTCTACATGCCAGTGTATCGTGACTTTGGCGCAGGCCTCATGCTCACGGGCAAGCAAGAATGGCGCGATGTCGGCGACGATTACCAGAACCTCATCAGCCACCAGTTCAAGCAAGCCGTCAAGGTTCGCGAGCAGGCTTTTGAAGTGCGCGGCAACAAGATCGGCGATGACGCCGTCAAGGCCATTGTAAACTTCGTCCGTCACGACATCCGCTACCGCGATGTGCGTTTCGGCGGTCACAGCCTCATTCCGCAAACCGCAGAAGTAACGCTCAAGGAACACCGCGGCGACTGCAAGGACATGGCGCTCTTGCTCAAGGACATGCTCGAAGCCATTGGCGTCAAGAGCTACCTCACAGCTATCCACCTCACCGAAGAAGGCTTCTCGCACTTGCCGACAATCCAGCAGTTCAACCACATGATTCTCTACATCCCGAAACAGGGTAAGATTAGCGAACGCTGGGTCGATGCCACCGACAAGACGGGTAATGACCGCCCGGTACCGCTCGACATGGAAGGCAAAGTGGCACTCGTCATCGATGGAGACCATAGCCATGTCGTCACGACCCCGATTCTCGAAGACAACCAGGAACACCAAATTGCAATCCAGCACGATTTGTTCATTGGAGAAAACGGCGAATGCGAATTCCGCGATTCCGTGCAGCTCCAGGGCAAGTTCGCAAGCGCCATCCGCAATAAGTTCTTTGGTCGCGACGTGAAGGATCAGGAAAAGTTGCTTGAACAGTTCCTCGCCGCAGGCGTACCGGACGTGAGCATCGGCAACATCCGCATTGAAAATCTGGACCAGTTCAACAAGCCGCTCATCATCGTGAATACGTACCTCTCCAAGGGTTACTTCGGTCAGGGCGGTTCCGAACTCAAGGGACGCTTCCCGAACGTGTGGGAACGCAGCCTCTTCAAGCTCCCGAAGGTCGCAAAGCGCCACCACCCCATCCGCATGCCGCACGAAACTCTGTTCAGCTTTAAGTTGAACATCAAGACTGCAAGCGGACACACGGTGACCATCACCGAAGCAAAGCCGCTCAACCGAGAAGTCGATTACGTCAGTTTCGAAAAGCAGCCGAAGTCCAAGACTTCTAGCGGAATCAAGTGGACTACATTCGCACTTTACGCCGATCCGAGCGAATACGAAAAGATTCGCGAAGAATGGAACTATCTGTTGAGCGAAACCAGCCCGATGATTACGGTGAAGTAA
- a CDS encoding YraN family protein, whose amino-acid sequence MRKTSTIAQKSNNKPKGNFIESQAVAYLLREGYEVVARNYAYHGGELDIVARDGATLVFVEVKSVWNNQEGNPAARVNSLKQKKIWQTACHFLATQKAIAPKGFDEPCRFDVLSTRAYQQPLQFAHYKNAFEGTQVIPMI is encoded by the coding sequence ATGCGCAAGACAAGTACCATAGCTCAAAAATCAAATAACAAGCCAAAGGGGAACTTCATCGAATCGCAAGCGGTCGCGTATTTATTGCGCGAAGGCTATGAAGTCGTAGCCCGTAACTACGCATACCATGGCGGAGAACTCGACATTGTCGCCCGCGATGGAGCAACACTCGTCTTTGTCGAAGTCAAGTCCGTATGGAATAACCAAGAAGGGAACCCCGCTGCCCGCGTGAACTCGCTCAAGCAAAAGAAAATTTGGCAAACCGCTTGCCACTTTTTAGCCACACAAAAAGCAATCGCCCCAAAAGGATTTGACGAGCCATGCCGTTTTGACGTGCTGAGCACCCGAGCCTACCAGCAACCGCTCCAATTTGCACATTACAAAAATGCATTCGAAGGCACACAAGTCATCCCAATGATTTAG